The following is a genomic window from Deltaproteobacteria bacterium.
CGAGGTGGTTGAGGGTAAGCTCAGCGTGCCCCGCGGCTACATGCTGCGGATCCCGGCCGGGAGCCAGGCGCGGTTCGAACAGCAATACGCCGCGCTCCCGCCCCAGTTGAAATCAGCCGGGCAGGCCAAGACATACGTCGTGCACCGGGTACAGCGCGGCCAGACCTTGCTGGCGATTGCGCGGCAGTATGGCACCACGGTTGCGGCTATCCAGAAGCGCAACAAGTTAGGCCGCAGCGCTGTCATTCGCGCCGGTCAAGCGCTGCAAATCCCGCGCGGTTGAGCGGCGTGTTGCCGCCGCCGATTGCGCTTAGTGGAATTGCGGCCGCGGCCGATACTCCTCGTCGTGATTTCCGGCCAACTCCGCGACCATCGCCCTCAACACGTCGCTCTCGGTCAGAATGCCAACCAGCTGACCGCGATCGACCACCGGCAGCGCGTGGATCTGATACTGCAGCATGGCGCGCGCGGCATCTATGATCGGGGTCTCCGGTGAGGTCACCCGCGGCTGTAACGTCATAATGCCGCCGACCTGAATGTGGTCCAGCAACTCGTCTTCGTTGTCTTCATCGAGCGGCGCCACCAGCGACGGTGAGCGGCGCCAAATGTCGCCGGCGGTGATGATGCCAACCAAGCGCTCTCCGTCGAGCACCGGCAGCCGGCGCACGTGCCCATCACGCATCAACATGCGGGCCTTGCGCACACTGTCATCCGGGCTGATCGCCAACGGATGCCGGCTCATCTGCTCGCGCACCAACATGGCCCTAGGCGGAGCATCTTCCGTGCCACGGGGCGGTGGGCTACCCGCCCCGGGCGATCGGGCATCCGGGGGCGGCAGCGGCGCCCAAACGTTAATCGTCTGCGATTAGCCTTCTTATTTTCGGAAGCGCGGCGGCGAGCGGCGCTCACTGTTGGAGGCCGATGTCGAGCTCCTCGAGTTTGCGATAGAGCGACGAGAGGCTGAGGCCCAAGACCTCGGCGGCTTTTTTCTTGTCCCAGTTGAGCTTGCGCAAGGTGGTCTGGATGTGAGTGCGCTCGTACACCTTGAC
Proteins encoded in this region:
- a CDS encoding CBS domain-containing protein, which produces MSRHPLAISPDDSVRKARMLMRDGHVRRLPVLDGERLVGIITAGDIWRRSPSLVAPLDEDNEDELLDHIQVGGIMTLQPRVTSPETPIIDAARAMLQYQIHALPVVDRGQLVGILTESDVLRAMVAELAGNHDEEYRPRPQFH